From the genome of Dermacentor andersoni chromosome 3, qqDerAnde1_hic_scaffold, whole genome shotgun sequence:
ATAGGTCAAGTAAACATGTTTTCCAAGCCACGTCGGGTGCGCTGTCGTGTGCGCGTCTGGTCCCTCTATGCTGACGTCCTAATCACGGGCGACCTGGCGTTCAGTGTAAGCCCCACGTCTTCCACGCTTTTCATTTGCATTACACACGCGCCGTGCCAAGAGCAAATCTTGTCGGGACGCGACTAGAATAATTGTTTACCTAGCGCGCTGTGCAGCTCATCGCGCTCGCCGCTCTATTTAATGGCGGGTGACATGCGCGAGGCACGAGACACGCAGTTCTGTCGCAACTGCTACGCAAATGAAAGTTACGTCCTTCCAATCTGTGGCTGAAACAACACACCTAAATGGAAGGTGTCCGGCGGACGTGTGTTCCTTTTATTCGCAGCCATAATACAGGTATTACAAGCAGCACTCGTATTCCTGGTTCGCAATGTAGTCCATCCGAGACGCCGGTGGCTCTACTTTTATCGTACGCAGCAGAAAGCGTCTATCCAGGTCTCGTTGATTGTTTAGAAATCTCTACGTTTCCAACGGCAGATTGCATCCGCTCATACTGTATAGACGATAGAAATATCCGCAAGTATATGTGGTTTCAAACTCAGATATATAGTTCtgaaatatattaaaaaaaatagcaGCTGATTCCGTGAACACTACTACACTGGAGGCCCAGTCGCACGCAGTGATCGAATTTGTCTGCTATTCTTCGTGGGACCGAACGTCCAGGTGATTAAGGCCAAATGGCGTTGTACTGCGTAAATTCGATATATCGTATGACCTTCTGCACATGACAGTCTTCTCGGTTTTTCGATGACGACGTGCCACTTCAGGTTGTTCTGCCTGCACAACATCATCATTCATCGTAAGCCCCCAATTCTTCAAAGAACATGAAGAAAGCATTAAGCAACTTGTGCTGTACACTTAGCTTGACCGCGCGTTCTTGTAATTCATGCAAATGGCACGCACATCTCACAGCACTTGCTGCATGCTGAGCCTTGAACCAATGTACAGCAGAGCCTAGAATGAAATATTCGCTGCAGCGGATGTGTCTTAGTGTCGTCAGGAGGAGACAGTCATCAACGACAGGGTCGCCGTTGCCTCACACTGATGGCATTTCCCATGAAACGCTCTGAAACTTTGATGATCTTGCGACCCCGGACGAAAAGCATTACGGGCGTTAGCAGCTTGTGTTCTCAGATCTGCACGCAAGGGACTGGGGGAGCCAGACATTCGCTGAGTTGATTGCATTAGGAAAGACACAGTCGTTGGCACAGGCATCTTTCTTTGAAAACGTCAACCATGACAACAAGAAATGAGCAATTGAGCTCAGAGGGGCATGGAACTATGGCATgtaacgtctttttttttatttcttgcttatATGGTTAGATTTGTTCATAATATAGTGTTGTATGACAAAGCGAATTATGCGGGTACCTTCTGAAATTTTACAGGCAATGGAATATGGGATTAGCAAGAAAATATTTCCAAGGCCGCACAATCGTGCTTTTGAATCTTTCGGCTGACGAGTGCTTCTGGAATACCTAATGATGTATCATATTttttaaaaaaaacagcagctttTTGCCTGACTTCGGCACTATTTACTCTGCCGTATATTTACTTGCGCTACTCGCGCATATAATGTAACTAGTACATTGTTTTTGAAGACGCGGTCGGATATTCAGCAAGGTTTGAGGTTGCTTGATTGTTCTCTTTGTTGTCGCAAATTATTACGAGTAATTTCTTATTCCATATGTGTTGCAATGTGAAACGCACTCTCTTAATTTCAGAGTAGTCACATTGCCGTGCGACGTTCTGTCCTTGGTGCATTGCTTCTGTAAAATGTTGTTGTAGTGTGTACTAATGTAAAGGGGCTGTTGAGGTGAGCGACATCTGTAGGTCTTCTGTACTATCGGTATAATCAGAATTAGTGAAAAAAAAGGTTGTCAAAGAATAAAGCCGAATTCTGCGGCACCTCCGGTCTTGTACCCATTTGGGTGTTACTCGCGCGACGAAGATGATCACAAATGGTCGCGTTGGTCGAAAAACGACCAATTTCGTGATGTCGCTCACTGAGCGGTTTTCTAGCTGCACGACTGGAGTCGCAAAGATGACACAACGCCAAGCGGCGCAGGAGAGGGACGTTGGTATACGCGGACGCTGATTTTACTTGGCTATGGTGATGCGAGCAGACGCGAACGTCACCAATTACGGGACACCTCACTGTGTTGGGCGACGGGCAGGTCGCGCTTGCCGGTGTGTGCTCTGGTTGCCGTAAGTCTTGCCCTAATCGCTAGTCGCTGTCAGTTCGCGCGGCTCCTATCAATCTCCCGGTGTGAATGCCACCTTAATGTCGTGTGTGTGCGCTGCTATAGCTGggcattttctctttatttttttctcctagATAACGCCTGATGTCATTATAAATCTGATTTGTCGCGGCCACGAGGGCTGCTGTTGGACGGTTGCGGAGAGCACCAAATAAATTTTTAATGGCTGGCAGAAGAAATTAAGAAAGCTAACGACATGTCGTGAGTACATATATCAGGCTTTATTTGTTCCTTGCATTTAATGTGGGGAGGGGACTGCAGCTTTTTCGACTTTCTCTCCTTTTATTAGTTATCCTTCTTTCCATACGGACCTCCGCTGCTCCGCAGTTTCCTTAATAGCTCGGGGAAACGAGTCATTTGCAGGCTTAACGTCGGTTCGGAAATGCAATCACAGTCCTGCGTACCGAGAAACTTAAAATAATCAGTACGAATATCAAGTTACATTTTGTCAATTCTAGCCACATCATTCGTGGAAAGGAGCCATCTTCTAAGGGGCCTTCTATCTACTACTTCCGGAACAAAATACCTGGCTGCCGAAAAAAACGTATAATTTGCGCCAGCTTTTGCTGCTTTTAACAGAACACGTCGCCCACGCAGGATTCTTTTCATGCAGGCGCCACTTAATCTTGCTACCTTTCTAATTAGAGACCTCTAATTGGACGTCGTGATCCTTGGTTACGTTCACTAGAGCGAATTTGTCTCTCAGGTGCAGGATTTTAAGCAGACTGCCTGGAACACGACCATTATACAAAGGGAGAATTTTAGTTCTTGTGCCTTTTTCCTTGCGGATACATTTTCTTTTTGGCTAATTATTGAGGCTTTTTGTATATGTTAGCAGTAAATGGGGTGAGGAACGTTTTTACTCTGTACGTGTGCCTGTGGGCTGAACGTTCTTatggtaccaaaaaaaaaaaagaaattaaacagTGCTTGGCAATCAAACCGGAGAATTATGCATACGAGTTGGCCACCAGAATAGcaacctttctttctctcctgaGAATGGGAAGCCTGCCTCTTTGGCTTGCGAGAAAGGCAGACCTGCTGTATAGCAGCAGTTTGCTGGCACAGTCGGCCTTGAAAAATACTGCCATTTCGTCAAGGTCACAAATGTCCTACGCGTTCGCTCTAAATTATATAACCCCAGAAACGCAAAACATGTATGTTCGCAGTTCTTGGGTTAGCTTGTTCGTTTTTCTAGTTTTGTAGTAGAGCTTGTGATCGCACAAACCTGTTTTTTTACGTGGGCAGTTTACGCaccaaatataaaaaaatttgagagaattgaagagaaaagtaatgCATAAGAGTGTTAAAATTCACGCTTTATTCAATTCGCTTTTGTTTTCGGACTTATTGTTCCTGTGACTTGCAACGATAGATTTCTCAGGCTTTGCGTTCTTTCCGTAACCTGTCCATTTGCGTCTACTTTGATAGCACTGGTAaaaaagcaaataataataaataaggtACGTGCCTTGATTTTTCGGCAAACAATGCACTGACACAAATTCGTGAAGACACTCGCGCGGGCTTGGAAAAATCGAATTACgcatcccgttttttttttcatcacacagCTATACTCGCACTCATAGGCGCAAGGACACGCTTTGGCTGTCATTCGTTGTCTCTCCCAAATACGCACAAATATTTTAATATGTTTGAAATATTATAGCAGCAGGAGGCTGCGCGTCAGTAGTGTTAGCATTGCAAAACATTTTAAGGTCATCAACGTATCGCATCAATTTTACAGTGCTCGTCTGGCTGAGCTTAGTTCTAAGATTGCGGTCATAGCTGGCCAATACGGACGTgttatttccgaagctttccacattcataaTAGTGGCGAACCATGTGTAAAGCCTCGCCTCCATTTCCCTCCTTccgacccaccgtggttgctcagtggctatggtgttgtgctgctaagcgcgaggtcgcgggatcgaatcccagccacagcggccgcatttcgatgggggcgaaatccgaaaacacccgtgtacttagatttaggcgtgcattaaataaccccaggtggtccgaatttctggagtccccaaCTAATTGCAATTTTTGCCCCTGCGCATGCAGAAGTCTGTTGATTCTGTGCTCCGAGACAGCGGTGGAGTATGTAagtgctgactgaaagaataaagacacctggttgttagtcagcgctggtgTTAATGTAACGTTAATGTTAATCATGCGTCCTCtctttgtcctgttgtttagcgctgtttattGCTcttaatcatgaaccaaccagtccAGATGCATGCTCTTCTCCTGACTGAGGCTAGATTTACAGATGAAGCCGCACGCATACGCTTTCTGTTACCCGAAGTTGTTTTACACCTGCAATAATGTGCCAACTTTATTTGAAACATTGTTAGAAATGTAGGACTGATGAGCGTCGGACCTTCATTACAGAAGCTAACAGTGTCAAAACAGACCGGCACTTCAAGAGACCAATGTAAAAAATTAttaattaaatttctttttttttttggagcgcgggtcttaggcgcccgttcctaccGTGAGCGTCAGCGTCGGCGCCCTACCTCGTAGCGGAGCGAACAAGCGCAGCCAATAATGAGAGCAAACCTCCAAATTTCCTCGAAAACTAAATTCGATTATTAACACAACTCTACCCAAGGTTGCTCTGCGAGTGCGTGGTTACAGGTAAATTGTAGTAAAGGCAGGTGtagtgcgctgttaagcgctacTACTGCATTGTCGTGCTCGGGGCTCTGTATAATTGTCCACTTAGGGCCGCATTTGACCCTGTTGCTTTGCTTGGTGTTCCAGCATCGGTTTGTTTTGCCGATTACAAATACATATATTATTCAGAGTGCACAGACATCGACTGCACAGCAAGAAGTGCAAACGACAACATCGCTGCAGCAGTACTTCGATAAAGGGCCTTGAGTATTCAGATACAGTCTTGTCATTTGTTGgacgtgttggtaaactgacttggaaagcatatttagcgcgaGGAAacttgctggcgctaaatatgctttccaagtaaGATACAGTCGTTTACTGGGCGAGAGTGGTTCAGTGCGCTGCTGTAGGATCAAAAGCAATAGTGAATTCGCATGCAGGTACGAAGATTCAACTGACGGAAATCAAAACAAGCCGTCACGTCAATAGTTTGAACGTTTCAATCCTTGAAAGagttttggggttttacgtgacaaaaccacgatttcattatgaggcacgctataggataaattttgaccacctgggcatTTTTAtcgtgcctccaatgcacgggacaccggCGTTTTTGCCTTTCTTCCCGATCAAAATACGGCCACCGCGGCCCGGtcttcatcccgtgacctcgcgtttagcagcgcagcaccatagcggctaagccaccgcggcaggtgcATAGGTATAGGAAAGTTCCTTTAAGGTTGGCAGCACTGGTGACAACACAATGATAGCGAGTAAAGAATGCCCATGTTACAACCGACGCGGCAGCATCTGTACTGACATGTGCCTTTTGATGACtgaccactgcgcatgcgcaacttGCACGAGCTTGTATATGTATTCGCGCCTCGTTTCATTAAAATCTTGTGGAAATCAGCTCTTCGTCTCGTCTCGTTCGTCCTCGTTATCTGCTCGTGCTGTTAAATTCATTATGAATCAGCAATGTGTCTACTCCAGTTGTATGTCATGTTCATAAAAGATATGGAGCAGCACTCGTGTCCGTTTCCCGTTTATTTGTGTGAGTTTCGTGTGTAGCCGTAATACGAGTCAGCAGTTACCAACGACCGAGTAAGCCAAGACTTACTCGTCTAATGCCTCACTAACTACTTAGCCTCATTCCCAATACCGCTTGCTGACTTGATGTATGATACAGTCACAAATGATTGCATGTGCTATAGGAAACTGGCTATACAGAAAATATATTTTGGCGGTTACATAAGAGGTAAGGCGTTTTCTCGGTGATAGCATGTCAATGCTTCGTCTCCGGTGTACCTTGTGACGTATCAAACGTAATATTCTGCTTTAAGGAAAACAATTCAATCTTGCAGAGAATTCATCGGAAAAAAGTAGTTCGGCGCTACAAGAAGTGCCTTTCATAACATGATTGCCGGGCATATATTTCGGTCGTATTTACACACCATGTCTGGTGGAATTAGTGCTCtgtcagaaatgaaaaaaaaaaaaaaaaaacatcatttcCATTATCTTGTTACTGAGAACGTGACGCAGAGATGCCACACGCCCTCTAGCAGGTGTTCGAATAAGTAGACAAGAATGAATGTGCAATacggaaataaaagaaaacggtGACATTCAATGacgttaaaaaaaagagaaagagttcACCGCATAGCTGAAGATCCTTAGTGTATTTGTGCTCATTATTGTCCACATGACCTCACTGTGCGCTATGGAGGCCAGTGGTGAGTTCATGTTTAACGATGTTGATGGTGTCTGGAGGCGCTGTTGACTTGATCATGCGCAAACACGCCAGATCGCGAAACTGTTTTAACTACAGAACTATAGGACCCTTTGGGCGTCAGATGTCTGTCGCATGACTTGTATAAAGGCTTGCTCTCACTTACTCCGGAACGCTTGTACGAGAGAAAGTTTGTCAATTCGCTTCCGGTGCATGCTAAGGTGGCTGAAAAGTTTATTTGGCGCGCCCTTATATCATGGTTGCAACGGTTCAACGCTGCGCAGGTGACCCTTCGGGCGCAGGCGACGGTGACGCACCAGCGCAATCCGTGGTACCTGGCCCGATTCCGGGGCCGCAGCGCCCTGCTGTCGACGGCCCAGCTGGTGGCCTCGCTGGCACTGCTGACGGCGCCGCACTTCGCTCTTCTGCTGTGGGAAGCCTCGACGGGCCGCCGCACTCCACCGCTGCTCGGCTCGGCCACTACGGTGCTGCTGTGCTGGAGTCCGTGCGCGCACGCGTACGTGTACGGTGTGCGCAGCCGGGCGCTGCGGCAGACGTTCAAGGACCTGATCCGGAGGCACGTCTACCGGCAACAGGTATGCACGTTCACCAACGTGAAAGAAAGCGAGGATGACAGAGGACTCATTCTGTATGCATAAAGGCAGAAAGGTCGACCCAAGCCTATGCGCTCTAACCTGTCAATCTGACCCGGGGAAAGACCAAAAAGAGACGGGAGGGGGCGGAGTGGGATGATGGCAATAACAGGGGCGCTACCAATGAATGTTGTTGACACAACAGCATACTTGAGTCGCTGTCTTGAGTCCAGTGCTGCGTCGAGCAGAAATTTGTACCTCGCCCTCACTGTAGAGTGAACAGTGATTGCGGAAAGGCGCAGAGGGGAAAGTCTGAGCCTGGCTGGCTACTCTGCTCTTTCGAAAAGCGAAAGAAGACAGAACGATCAGCAGCAGTTCGGTGGAAGCGCGTCGCTCTTGCTTACAGGGCTCGGGATGTACGTTGAGGTGGAAATAGCGGGCGCTCCGAAGGAATTAAAGCTATTCAAACAATAAAAGAATGGAATGTCGTGAGCGGCGAGAGTACGGATCCAAATTTCTGCTGGCCGCCTTCTTGTTAAGGAGCAGAGAGGAGCATAACACAGCAAAAAAAGTGATTTTGTCTCGTTGTGGAGTAGATACTAACACATTACAAGACATGCGCAGGTGTATTTCTTCATGCACAGAGTAATTCCTCTTcttcctctttattttttttccatacaCCTTAATGCCATTATTCGGTGTAATCAGTGGACAATACGGAGCAGAGATCTCTGTCAAGCAAATGTCTTTAGTCTCTGTCTCCATTTTAAGTTTCAACattcaatggatggatggatgcaaaactttaatagggtcctgaggtacgcggctcagcgcgctgcgggccgctcccacgttgggacagtcaggccttgcccgaccgccgcatcgtgggccctctggacagcccatagttgcgccccggcatcggggctcaaGAAAATTTTAATTTCAACAAATTTCAACAATTTCAAGCAAATTTTCATTTTCAACAATTGCACCGCACCCCCGTGGTGCAGGTATGCCGCGAGGTCGCCCGGCGTGTGTCCGCTGCCAACGGCGGGACGCCCGGCCGACCGAAGCTCATCCGTCGCTTCTCGGCCCCCGACGGCCTGGGCTCCTCCTCTGTGGTCGTGACCAACGCGCGTCGGGCGCTGCCCCGGAGGGCGTCCGAGAAGTGCATGCTGCTGCGCTCGGGCAGCAGCAGCCTGACGGGAGCCGGCAGCTGCGGCATCGGTGGCGCGGGCGCCGCCGTGCTGTGCGCGGCGATGCCATCGTCGGCGCCCTCGACGCGCCGCTCCTTGCTGATGCTGGAGCCGGCGACGAAGCCCAGCAGCCGGGCCTCCGTGTTTCCCCTCATACTGGAGCACGGCCTCAGCGAAGAGGACGAACGAGGACCGCTCGGAGGTGGCCTGCGGacagacgacgatgacgacgacgacatgtcGCGGTCCAGGTCACCGCCGTCGAGGGCCACGCCCGACTCCACAGACACGAGGTCAGTGCGCCCGTCGGTGAAGCCCGCCCGCTCCGTATCCTGGCAATACAAACTGGCACGAGGAAAAATGAACTGGAAGGCGTTTGCATATTTGCACGCTCATTACTGTACCTGACGTCAGCGTGCTTTGAGCTTTTTGCATGCTGAGCTGCGCCGCCGCAATGTCGTTCCTaagcttctcttctttttttttttttttgcagtcatgCTCCGGAGCACTAAGGAACAGTAAGCAATACTAACGCAAACTAATGCAGAATATAAGCAGTATGTGAAGCTgaggtaaaaaagaaaatgcgtaacttttttttctcatgtTGTGATGGTAGCAGCTATATCCAATCAGGATTATTCCCTTAGTGCACTCTAGACTGTCCACATGAAAGAAGTAACCTCGTTTCTGTAGAAAGCTAAACCAGAAACATTTTCAGGCTCGAAGCAAGAATCTGTACAACCTGCATCCTTATATTGTGCGCCAAGAAATGGTTTAGTTGCTTCCCGTATTATGACGGGACTGGGAATCTCTCTAGGTGAGGTACTCAGACTGATATGCAAGCTCTACGTTTCCAGCAATCTCACGTCACTCCTCCTCCTTCCTGTTGTGTGACTCATGTCCACTTCTTCCATATTGTAGAAGCCAAACTACTTATGTGCCATTGGCCACAAAGCAGTGCAGCATTGTAGCAAAATGCCACAAATGCCGGAAATGTCACTCTGTATGAGTGAGGCTACTCGACGCGTCTTCTTGCTCACACTTCCAAGCAATGCTATGAAGAAGAGAATAATTCATTGCCATTCCATGCACTTGGATTGGCTCCGAAGCGGTCGCGTCCCAGATCACGCGGTCGCAGCACTCCGCTAGCTGAAATAAAATTaacccctgcaaacttcttgacaTTATATAAAATCCCTACTGAGCTTCTAAAGCTTTCAGAGAACTTTGTACATTAAAGCTAGTTAATGTAAATGTGAACTTTTCTATGCTC
Proteins encoded in this window:
- the LOC126524274 gene encoding uncharacterized protein isoform X1, which encodes MRSAAGTGGSSNASAGLVTRSYDVWFNVDAATTSASAEAAAAVDGPSPVHLLCTSLGATVGLVLNAYILVVLLWQRQFRTANSLLLLHLAFVDSVFCLLVLGSNAVFGGLSAPADVIDSSGACYVQGVLWAVVPAVAVWTLCGLSCDRYAAIATPLHYSRLVNTRRTCAFLGVSWIVVAGAAVPPLAGVCPYSYGPSRCVCVAACAGSSQDVQAGTASSSPVGLGYALSYVWLALVFPASLIVASNLQVMLIARTHRHRIVAAIYEVTLRAQATVTHQRNPWYLARFRGRSALLSTAQLVASLALLTAPHFALLLWEASTGRRTPPLLGSATTVLLCWSPCAHAYVYGVRSRALRQTFKDLIRRHVYRQQVCREVARRVSAANGGTPGRPKLIRRFSAPDGLGSSSVVVTNARRALPRRASEKCMLLRSGSSSLTGAGSCGIGGAGAAVLCAAMPSSAPSTRRSLLMLEPATKPSSRASVFPLILEHGLSEEDERGPLGGGLRTDDDDDDDMSRSRSPPSRATPDSTDTRSVRPSVKPARSVSWQYKLARGKMNWKAFAYLHAHYCT